The following proteins come from a genomic window of Sesamum indicum cultivar Zhongzhi No. 13 linkage group LG10, S_indicum_v1.0, whole genome shotgun sequence:
- the LOC105172081 gene encoding LOW QUALITY PROTEIN: pentatricopeptide repeat-containing protein At1g63070, mitochondrial-like (The sequence of the model RefSeq protein was modified relative to this genomic sequence to represent the inferred CDS: substituted 1 base at 1 genomic stop codon): MRGSTMAFLRRGFAAEKRGTVTTSLSFLSSSFHNLSHKSRPFSPKPRIDFSCIHDVDDAVFLFRQMLRMRPQPCVVEFNKLLTSVVKMKKYSVTLNVFDEMRQSGAPVDEYTLTIVINCYCLLNRVDFGFAILGSFFKCGYKPDVTTFNTLIKGLFLGDKVVEAEKLFKKLLTLKICEPDEVTILTVINGLCKAGHTLTAYDLLGLFEKTSFKPDLQGLFCAGRCADGLKLFKDMHTHQLIPDVVTYNTLLNGLCMNKHIDEAFSFLHIMEEQGVNPDITTXSILIHGSCKDGKLEIARDLFNSLPSKGFQPSIQIYTTIIGSLYEEGHIEEAKCLLVEMEKSGCAPGSVTYNVCIQGLLKRKLLAEAKVLLDEMHRRGFSPDSTTVSLLLDQPQDEDIICMKVLISANVWLIKYSTLIHGLCKDGKFEIARDLFNKLPSKGLQPNNRIYTTIVGSLYQEGQIDEAKCLLVEMEKSGCAPDSVTYNVCIQGLLKRKLLAEAKTFLDEMYRQGFSPDATTVSMLLDQLFL, from the exons ATGAGAGGTTCTACAATGGCTTTTCTTCGTAGAGGTTTTGCTGCCGAGAAGAGAGGTACTGTAACAACTtcactctcttttctctcttcatcTTTTCATAATCTCAGCCACAAAAGTAGGCCCTTTTCGCCTAAGCCCAGAATAGATTTCAGTTGTATTCATGACGTAGATGATGCTGTTTTCTTGTTTCGTCAAATGCTCAGAATGCGCCCGCAGCCTTGTGTTGTTGAGTTTAATAAACTATTGACTTCTGTTGTCAAGATGAAAAAATACTCTGTTACCCTTAATGTATTCGACGAAATGCGTCAATCGGGTGCTCCTGTAGACGAGTATACATTGACTATCGTGATTAATTGCTATTGCCTTCTCAATCGAGTAGACTTTGGATTTGCTATCTTGGGCAGTTTCTTCAAGTGCGGTTACAAGCCAGATGTCACTACTTTCAACACACTTATAAAAGGGCTCTTTTTAGGTGATAAAGTCGTCGAGgcagaaaaattattcaaaaagttATTGACGCTGAAAATCTGTGAACCTGATGAAGTTACTATTCTTACTGTGATAAATGGGCTATGCAAAGCTGGACACACTCTCACTGCATATGATTTGCTTGGGTTATTTGAAAAGACAAGCTTCAAACCTGAT CTACAAGGATTATTTTGTGCAGGTAGATGTGCTGATGGATTGAAGCTTTTCAAAGATATGCACACTCATCAACTAATTCCCGATGTAGTGACTTACAATACCTTATTGAATGGCTTGTGCATGAACAAGCATATTGATGAAGCATTTTCTTTCCTACACATAATGGAAGAACAAGGTGTTAATCCTGACATAACTACATAAAGTATACTCATCCATGGATCATGCAAGGATGGAAAACTTGAGATTGCAAGAGATCTTTTTAATAGCCTCCCTTCCAAAGGTTTTCAACCCAGTATTCAGATATATACAACCATTATTGGTTCACTATATGAAGAAGGACACATAGAGGAGGCAAAATGTTTGCTTgtggaaatggaaaaaagTGGTTGTGCACCTGGTAGTGTGACATATAATGTCTGTATCCAGGGTCTGCTTAAAAGAAAGTTGCTTGCCGAGGCGAAGGTGCTCTTGGATGAAATGCACAGGCGAGGATTCTCACCTGATTCAACTACTGTGTCTCTGCTCCTTGATCAACCGCAAGACGAAGATATTATTTGTATGAAAGTTTTGATAAGTGCTAACGTGTG GTTGATCAAGTACAGTACACTCATCCATGGATTGTGCAAGGATGGAAAATTTGAGATTGCAAGAGATCTTTTTAATAAGCTTCCTTCCAAAGGTTTGCAACCCAATAATCGGATATATACGACCATTGTTGGTTCACTATATCAAGAAGGACAAATAGATGAGGCAAAATGTTTGCTTgtggaaatggaaaaaagTGGTTGTGCACCTGATAGTGTAACATATAACGTCTGTATCCAGGGTCTGCTTAAAAGAAAGTTGCTTGCCGAGGCAAAGACATTCTTGGATGAAATGTATAGACAAGGATTCTCACCCGATGCAACTACTGTGTCTATGTTGCTTGATCAACTATTCCTCTGA